The Marinilongibacter aquaticus genome has a window encoding:
- a CDS encoding DUF3109 family protein, producing MILIEDTVISDDIKEKEFVCNLEKCKGACCIEGDLGAPLEEIELKVLQDEFEAIAPFLSPEGLEAIREQGLYIEDEEGDFSTPTIAGRECAYVVYDKNGCLKCGIEDAYNAGKTDFKKPISCHLYPIRVTKYEQYHALNYDQWSICSDACTLGKELQVPVYKFLKEPLERAYGEEWYAQLVEEIEGE from the coding sequence ATGATATTGATTGAAGACACGGTTATCAGTGACGACATAAAAGAAAAGGAGTTCGTCTGCAACTTGGAAAAATGCAAAGGAGCCTGCTGCATTGAAGGCGACTTGGGAGCACCATTGGAAGAAATCGAACTCAAAGTTTTGCAAGACGAATTTGAAGCCATTGCACCCTTTCTTTCACCCGAAGGATTAGAAGCCATTCGCGAACAAGGCCTTTACATCGAAGATGAAGAAGGTGATTTCAGTACCCCGACTATCGCGGGCCGCGAGTGTGCCTATGTCGTTTACGACAAAAACGGCTGCCTGAAATGCGGTATCGAAGATGCCTACAATGCAGGGAAAACCGACTTCAAAAAGCCTATCTCATGTCACTTGTATCCCATACGTGTGACAAAGTATGAACAATATCACGCCCTCAACTACGACCAATGGAGCATTTGCAGCGATGCTTGTACACTGGGAAAAGAGCTTCAAGTACCTGTTTACAAATTCTTAAAAGAGCCTTTGGAAAGGGCTTACGGTGAAGAATGGTACGCCCAACTCGTGGAAGAAATCGAAGGTGAATAA
- a CDS encoding tetratricopeptide repeat protein: MRVIRLIIILLFMVTGHSQAQLFSWFGDDDKEPVRELLMDRAIQIETTEAINNMYNFKFHEAEVEFKWLLVKYRNHPIGHFLLGLNDWWRIVPDTGIKLYDNSIHEHMDKTIDLAEGMLDRNPKSKEAAFFIAAAYAFKGRLYSERESWVKAAWAGKQALKYLEKSRGDENINPELLFGDGVYNYYSKWIQENYKSLRPLLTFFRKGNKKLGIQQLEEVAQNAFYTRMEARYFLMQIYSLEGEHTKSLRMAQMMHSLYPDNPFFHRYVARGLFVSGRTVETEKVAKELLENIAAGKVGYGPNDGRYAAYMLAYVNQHFRENPELAKKYYEECIRFSSLNDSEDSGYYLGALMAMADMNKKGGNLEAARADYLKILDQKQRSSSNYKEAKEKLKEVKREMRKQRKKKP; the protein is encoded by the coding sequence ATGAGGGTTATCCGCTTAATTATCATACTTCTTTTCATGGTCACGGGGCATTCGCAGGCCCAATTGTTTTCGTGGTTTGGCGATGACGACAAAGAGCCTGTACGTGAATTGTTGATGGATCGAGCCATTCAAATCGAGACTACCGAGGCCATAAACAACATGTACAATTTTAAATTTCACGAAGCAGAGGTCGAGTTTAAATGGCTTTTGGTGAAATACCGCAATCACCCGATCGGGCATTTTTTGCTGGGCCTGAATGATTGGTGGAGGATTGTGCCCGATACCGGAATAAAGTTGTACGACAACAGCATTCACGAACATATGGATAAAACCATTGATTTGGCCGAAGGCATGTTGGACAGAAACCCGAAAAGCAAAGAGGCCGCCTTTTTCATTGCGGCGGCATATGCTTTCAAAGGCCGATTGTATTCCGAAAGAGAAAGTTGGGTAAAAGCGGCCTGGGCTGGAAAACAAGCCCTGAAATATTTGGAGAAAAGCCGTGGTGACGAGAATATCAATCCCGAATTGTTGTTCGGAGACGGGGTGTACAATTATTATTCAAAGTGGATTCAAGAAAACTACAAATCGCTTCGGCCCCTGCTCACCTTTTTTCGAAAAGGAAACAAGAAATTGGGAATCCAGCAACTTGAAGAAGTGGCCCAGAATGCATTTTACACAAGGATGGAGGCCCGTTATTTCTTGATGCAGATATATTCGCTCGAAGGTGAGCACACGAAATCTTTGCGAATGGCCCAAATGATGCACAGTTTATACCCTGATAATCCGTTTTTCCATCGCTATGTGGCTCGAGGCCTATTTGTGTCGGGACGAACAGTGGAAACGGAAAAGGTAGCGAAAGAGTTATTGGAGAATATCGCGGCGGGCAAAGTGGGCTATGGCCCGAACGACGGGCGATACGCCGCATATATGTTGGCTTATGTCAATCAGCACTTTCGGGAAAACCCCGAATTGGCGAAAAAGTACTACGAAGAGTGTATTCGGTTTTCTTCACTGAATGATTCGGAAGACTCGGGCTACTATTTGGGTGCCTTAATGGCCATGGCCGACATGAACAAAAAGGGCGGCAACCTCGAAGCGGCCCGAGCCGATTATCTGAAAATACTTGATCAAAAGCAACGCTCATCCAGCAATTACAAAGAGGCCAAGGAAAAACTGAAGGAAGTGAAGCGAGAGATGAGGAAGCAAAGAAAAAAGAAGCCTTAA
- a CDS encoding MGMT family protein, protein MNKFEEIYELVKLIPSGRVTSYGAIASYMGLKGGARLVGWAMNSLNGRKDVPAHRVVNRSGLLTGKEAFEGPDTMQKRLEAEGINVENNQVVDFSKVFWDPQKELL, encoded by the coding sequence GTGAATAAATTCGAGGAAATATACGAACTCGTAAAATTAATCCCTTCTGGACGTGTGACCTCCTATGGAGCCATCGCGTCATACATGGGCTTAAAAGGCGGAGCCCGTTTGGTAGGCTGGGCGATGAACAGCCTCAATGGGCGAAAGGATGTTCCGGCCCATCGCGTGGTGAACAGAAGCGGCCTGCTTACAGGAAAAGAGGCGTTTGAAGGCCCCGATACCATGCAAAAAAGGCTTGAAGCCGAAGGGATAAATGTTGAGAACAATCAGGTCGTTGACTTCTCAAAAGTGTTCTGGGACCCTCAAAAGGAACTTCTTTAG
- a CDS encoding ABC transporter ATP-binding protein translates to MRDFVSEKILSVENLSFSLEERPLIQKLSVELKKHEILAFLGQSGSGKSTLLKLIAGLLEPESGELTIEGERITPPSEKLIPGHDKIKIVRQDNPLFPNISLRENIAYELRFYNKEYRTARVERLLELTRLTDVADHLPRFSSEGEQQRAAIARALADEPALLLLDEPFSNLDYTNKQRLKQEVQQIVHEEDMACIFVTHDIYDVFGLASNLAILRAGEITQFGEPLHVYAKPNSEYEAGLTGAYNCFGAVWAKAHLGLKVKGKSVVVRPENITLGGKVEAEIKAVTKRGFYTELVLEKAGMHFSVFTMQSDFSIGEKTGFAVASYHELA, encoded by the coding sequence ATGCGTGATTTTGTGAGCGAAAAGATATTATCCGTTGAAAATTTGTCTTTCAGTTTAGAAGAGAGGCCCTTAATTCAAAAGCTTTCGGTCGAACTGAAAAAACATGAGATTTTGGCGTTTTTGGGCCAAAGTGGCTCGGGGAAGTCCACCTTACTGAAATTGATTGCCGGTTTGCTGGAACCCGAATCGGGAGAATTGACCATTGAAGGTGAACGCATTACGCCGCCGTCGGAGAAGTTGATTCCCGGGCACGATAAAATTAAGATAGTGCGGCAAGACAATCCGCTTTTTCCCAATATTTCGCTTCGCGAAAACATAGCCTATGAGCTTAGGTTTTACAATAAAGAATACCGCACAGCCCGCGTGGAGCGTTTGTTGGAATTGACGCGATTGACAGACGTAGCCGACCATTTGCCGCGATTCAGTTCAGAAGGTGAGCAACAAAGGGCTGCGATCGCTCGAGCACTCGCAGATGAACCCGCTTTGCTTTTACTGGATGAGCCATTCAGCAATTTGGATTACACGAATAAGCAGCGATTGAAACAAGAAGTGCAGCAGATTGTTCACGAAGAAGACATGGCCTGCATTTTTGTAACCCACGACATTTACGATGTCTTTGGTTTGGCCAGTAATTTAGCCATACTGCGGGCGGGAGAAATTACTCAATTTGGCGAACCATTGCATGTCTATGCAAAGCCGAATTCAGAGTACGAGGCTGGGCTAACTGGAGCCTACAATTGCTTTGGGGCGGTTTGGGCAAAGGCACATTTGGGCTTGAAAGTCAAAGGGAAATCGGTTGTGGTGCGTCCGGAAAATATTACGCTTGGCGGAAAAGTTGAAGCAGAGATAAAGGCGGTCACCAAACGCGGATTTTATACGGAGCTGGTATTGGAAAAAGCGGGAATGCACTTCTCTGTTTTTACAATGCAAAGTGATTTTTCAATAGGAGAGAAAACGGGATTTGCCGTAGCGAGCTATCATGAATTGGCCTGA
- the hpt gene encoding hypoxanthine phosphoribosyltransferase translates to MITIKNKQFVRLIPKEKIQARTAEIAQDLNTAYADKNPIFLGVLNGCFMFLAEMFKHIEIPCQVSFTKVQSYESMQSSGKVLELIGIPEDVKGRHVVLVEDIIDTGLTMQSVMAKLKLQKPSSISVVTLLHKAAATKIPLQIDHVGFVIENNFVVGFGLDFDGYGRNYEDILVVSDQANS, encoded by the coding sequence ATGATAACGATCAAAAACAAACAGTTTGTACGTTTAATTCCCAAGGAAAAAATACAGGCTCGTACCGCCGAAATCGCACAGGATTTGAATACCGCCTATGCCGATAAAAATCCCATTTTTCTGGGCGTACTGAACGGTTGTTTCATGTTTTTGGCCGAAATGTTCAAGCATATTGAAATCCCGTGTCAAGTCAGTTTCACAAAAGTACAATCTTACGAATCCATGCAGTCCAGCGGAAAAGTGCTCGAATTGATCGGGATTCCTGAAGATGTAAAAGGTCGGCACGTGGTATTGGTTGAAGACATCATCGACACCGGCCTTACCATGCAATCGGTTATGGCCAAATTGAAATTGCAAAAACCAAGCTCCATTTCCGTCGTGACTCTGCTCCACAAAGCGGCCGCCACAAAAATACCCCTACAAATAGACCATGTAGGTTTTGTGATTGAAAACAATTTCGTGGTTGGCTTTGGCCTAGATTTCGACGGGTATGGTCGAAATTATGAAGACATTTTGGTCGTTTCCGATCAGGCCAATTCATGA
- a CDS encoding NUDIX hydrolase, whose translation MLEQYKDQTKCLVALDSIIFGFDGQKLRLLLVKRGIEIKPGVWSLMGGWLKPQESLDEAAERIVSDLTGLQNIYLEQLTAFGRPNRDPIERTVAITYFALINVDDYSTFEIAKHQAAWFDLDALPELLFDHKEMVDNAVARLRNKAAFHPVGFELLPEKFTIPQLQKLYEAIFNTEFDKRNFSRRILSSGLLIKLEEKQKGFSKKGAFLYKLNPQTTEKAIDSNLYFVPSIDRMV comes from the coding sequence ATGCTTGAGCAATACAAAGACCAGACCAAATGCCTTGTGGCACTCGATTCCATCATTTTCGGTTTCGACGGCCAAAAACTTCGCCTATTGCTCGTGAAACGGGGCATCGAAATAAAACCCGGTGTATGGTCTTTGATGGGTGGCTGGCTGAAACCTCAAGAAAGCTTGGACGAGGCCGCAGAAAGAATTGTCTCCGACCTGACTGGATTGCAAAACATTTATCTCGAGCAGCTGACCGCTTTCGGGCGACCAAACCGCGACCCAATCGAAAGAACCGTGGCCATCACCTATTTCGCTTTGATTAATGTAGACGATTATTCCACATTCGAAATTGCCAAACACCAAGCCGCATGGTTTGACCTCGATGCTTTACCCGAATTGCTTTTCGACCACAAAGAAATGGTTGACAATGCCGTGGCTCGCTTGCGAAACAAAGCCGCTTTTCACCCTGTGGGTTTTGAACTGCTGCCCGAAAAGTTTACGATTCCACAATTGCAAAAGCTCTACGAAGCCATTTTCAATACCGAATTCGACAAGAGAAATTTCAGCCGTCGTATACTCTCCAGCGGACTTTTGATCAAACTGGAAGAAAAGCAAAAAGGTTTTTCGAAAAAGGGGGCATTCTTGTACAAGCTCAACCCTCAAACTACCGAAAAGGCCATCGATTCCAATTTGTATTTTGTGCCCAGTATCGATCGTATGGTGTAA
- a CDS encoding Lrp/AsnC family transcriptional regulator, whose translation MAQGKLDAIDHKLLDILQANGKITNAQLSKDVGLSPAPTLERVKKLEQSGIIQSYHAQVNREKVGLGVLTFVQVTLKGHQKNIIETFTNKINQVPEIIECHHVTGSCDFLLKVIAREINHYQQLIMDTINEIDVVASTQTMVILQTIKNSKVLPVP comes from the coding sequence ATGGCACAAGGAAAATTAGATGCGATTGATCACAAATTGCTCGACATACTTCAGGCAAACGGAAAAATTACAAACGCACAATTATCAAAAGACGTAGGGCTCTCTCCGGCCCCCACTTTGGAACGGGTAAAAAAACTCGAACAATCCGGAATAATCCAAAGTTACCATGCACAGGTAAACCGTGAAAAAGTAGGCCTAGGCGTACTTACATTTGTTCAAGTGACCTTAAAAGGCCACCAAAAGAACATTATCGAAACTTTCACGAACAAAATCAACCAAGTACCTGAAATCATTGAATGTCACCATGTGACGGGTTCCTGCGATTTCTTGTTGAAAGTAATTGCTCGCGAAATCAACCATTACCAACAATTGATCATGGACACGATCAATGAAATTGATGTGGTGGCCAGCACCCAAACTATGGTGATTTTGCAAACCATCAAAAACAGCAAAGTATTGCCCGTGCCTTAA